GACCCGAAACTCATCACCACTGCCACGGACGGCAACCGACGGCTATATTCCCGCGGCGGCCGCCGCCTCGAACATGGCTATCCGCTTCGTCACCGGAAACGACGGCAAGGCGCGCGAGGCGCGGGCCTACCTCGACGGCATCGAAGCCGTCGAGCAGGTCCCCTACGACTACACCGAAATTCAGAGCGACTCGCTCGAAGAAATCGCGATTCAGGGAGCCGAAGAAGCACACGCGGAACTCGAGGGCGAGGACCCGATCCTGGTCGGCGACACCGGCCTGTTCGTCGATGCGCTCGGCGGCTTCCCGGGGCCGTACTCGGCGTACGTCGAGGACACTGTCGGCGTTGAACGCCTCTGGCGACTCGTCGAACCAGAGGACAACCACAGAGCACGATTCAAGACGGTACTCGGCTTCACGGACGGCGAGCGGACGGAGACCTTCGAGGGGACGCTCGCGGGGACCATCGTCTCCCCGCGGGGTGACGACGGCTTCGGCTACGATCCGATCTTCGAGTTCAACGGGCAGACCCTGGCCGAAATGGACATCGAGGAGAAGAACGCGATTTCCCACCGCGGGCGGGCGCTGGCGACGTTCTCAGACTGGTACGCAGACCAGTAACACACTCGGAGACAGGCAGCCGACTTCTTCGACTACTCGCGAGGGTTACAGTCCGGTCCCGGATACGGCCCCTCCTCAACTGCGGGATACAGCTTTTCAGGGTCGAACACCGCCGCGAACGCGTCCGGCGTGCGTACGCTGATCGAGAGCCGCGGCTGCATCGACAGCCCCGCCTTCGCGGAGTTCAACCGTTCGTCGTAGGAGAGCAGGTGCGCCGCCTCGCCACGGTAGGCCGAGGCCAGCGCCGGATGGTCGTCGTCGGGGTGGTCCACCGCGACGCGGTCGGACTCGAGTCGGTCCCGATGTGCGGCCGCCAGGTCGGGGTCCGCGAGGGCGGCGACGAGTTCTTCGGTCGCCGCGAGGAGGTGGTCGCTGGCGACGAGGGCGATCCAGGAGTGACTGCGGACCAGGTCCAGCGCTCGGCGAGCGTCGCCATCGACGAACAGGTCGGCGGCGAGGACGGACGAATCCGCGACGACGCGGGCCGGATCGGGGTGGTCCGCGTCCCCTCGGGAGTGGTTAGCCATCGGTCTCACCCGACGCTGTCTCGTCGTCGGTCAGTTCCGCAGCAGTCGAACGGACTTGCTCGAGCGTGATCTCGGCGGACTCCGCGCGGTCGAAGAGGTCGCCCCAGGTAGCAGGCATTGGTGGCCGTTCGGTGTACGGGAAGAAAAGCCGCCCGGAGACTGGAGCCAGCTGCCAGCGCTCGAAGGGATCGGCCACCGGTCACTCGGAGAGCAGCCAGAACACGACCGCGCCGAGGACGAACGCGATACCGACGTTGACGACGAGCCCCACGACACCGACGCCGGCGACGAGTGCGAGCGCGCGGCGATCCGTAAACGGAATCGGATCGAACGCTGCCCGGCCGAGTTCGATGGCGACGACGACGAGCAAGACTCCGAGCAGGGCCATCGGAAACGCGGCTAGCAACGCGCCGGTCGCGACGAGCGCGAGGGCGATGTAGCCCACACCGAGCAACACGTTCGCACCCGCGGTCCGCGCGCCGAAGGCGTACTTGCCCGCGAGGCCGCCGCT
The DNA window shown above is from Natrialba magadii ATCC 43099 and carries:
- the rdgB gene encoding RdgB/HAM1 family non-canonical purine NTP pyrophosphatase; the encoded protein is MAIRFVTGNDGKAREARAYLDGIEAVEQVPYDYTEIQSDSLEEIAIQGAEEAHAELEGEDPILVGDTGLFVDALGGFPGPYSAYVEDTVGVERLWRLVEPEDNHRARFKTVLGFTDGERTETFEGTLAGTIVSPRGDDGFGYDPIFEFNGQTLAEMDIEEKNAISHRGRALATFSDWYADQ
- a CDS encoding DUF7384 family protein, translated to MANHSRGDADHPDPARVVADSSVLAADLFVDGDARRALDLVRSHSWIALVASDHLLAATEELVAALADPDLAAAHRDRLESDRVAVDHPDDDHPALASAYRGEAAHLLSYDERLNSAKAGLSMQPRLSISVRTPDAFAAVFDPEKLYPAVEEGPYPGPDCNPRE